The Lewinellaceae bacterium genome has a segment encoding these proteins:
- a CDS encoding OmpA family protein produces MHAVTAKKLSLFLILFCMGSFLFSQATKGIKQIEKGQLDEAYATLMQGLTDEEYISLAQFGMGKIHATGGFSNYNLDTAYHYTILAEQSYRKMNSRLKNKLSKDFNTSLIKKQKKDIAIAAFSASEEENTLESWDHFLNSYPKPGFKYEKEAVLARNKMAFNHTEKTGTWQAYAELLEKYGSSLSNRSPELYKKAQTSLFNLYIEANSWDRFETFAEAFPQNYFIKNGVLNALDSLSRSNNISSLDDFILQYRDTPFAARGVDSLAAKLPRYGTYEENKRFVENYPTHPANQKVWEALYLKYQKTKPSLSDLEQFERMYPDFPLKPRLEADKNRIKDDMYQRVIEDGTITGNKNFIDQFPDYEKIDSVWLNYYQLYKTGYPGIDYLERFGSLNPEFPFQDLLQTDKSKAVDLMAEKILKTEDVALHKAFADNYPDHDSAKPVLKAYYALYKKEAKNWEALESFKKKYPGYPNVAEIDKDIAYFKHNEEKMALEAIASSDNPKDFFDYLDKFPESKNTPEITGMLVKALLKSNDKNAMENYARRFPNGKNREVILKNLYQTIASEGTKTDLMEFMDKYPGIITEARLEEDLQNVKIKDFELGLFDPSKKTMYRTYIKQNAPEDKAYNAMRSLIKPLLTVEDFDTAAKEMEELKAYFGEKNDKFNKLYTILTTEGQIVHSSSIGANINTKKAMEYAPIISADDKTLLICRNESNGLRNNENIHISKKEKGIWQEAVPIPELSTFKNEAPEALSADGNSMILFVEGKICTSEKQKNGWSTPKPLSDAINKNSWQADARITADGNAILFASGSSVYADDIDIYVSVKDKDGNWTQAHTLGTVINTNKADRAPYLHPDLKTLYFCSKGHVGIGEFDVFVSKRLDDGWTNWSEPVNLGKGINTVNNEWEFKVTTDGSQAYFSKEETGGDIDIYIADLPKAYQPDKVATISGSLKGINGEPISAEIQWQDLETGEIVQITRSDPATGDFFATLPEIGKFGYSIKHPNFFPLSGNVDLTEGVKNFKLEEDMVLTTVKEMKENRVKLKLNNLFFETAKYEIKPTSYPELDRLVNWMKEYALSIEILGHTDNVGEETDNQLLSENRAKAVKAYLIEKGCAPENITAIGFGEKEPVDNNETTKGRAQNRRVEIRIRE; encoded by the coding sequence ATGCATGCTGTCACAGCCAAAAAACTATCCCTTTTCCTTATCCTTTTTTGCATGGGGTCCTTTTTGTTTTCTCAAGCCACAAAGGGAATCAAACAGATAGAAAAAGGTCAACTCGATGAAGCTTACGCCACCCTAATGCAAGGGCTTACAGATGAAGAATATATTTCCCTGGCACAGTTCGGAATGGGCAAAATCCATGCTACCGGAGGCTTTTCGAATTATAACCTGGACACTGCTTATCACTATACGATACTGGCCGAACAATCCTATCGGAAAATGAACTCCAGGCTTAAAAACAAGCTGAGTAAGGATTTTAATACCAGTTTGATCAAAAAGCAAAAAAAGGATATTGCCATTGCTGCATTCAGCGCTTCAGAAGAAGAAAACACCCTTGAATCCTGGGATCATTTTCTAAATTCTTATCCCAAACCGGGTTTCAAATACGAAAAAGAGGCTGTCCTGGCCCGCAATAAAATGGCCTTTAACCATACTGAAAAGACAGGCACCTGGCAGGCTTATGCCGAATTACTGGAAAAATATGGTTCAAGTCTTTCCAATCGGTCACCGGAGTTGTACAAAAAAGCACAAACCAGCCTCTTCAATCTTTATATCGAGGCGAATTCATGGGACAGATTTGAAACATTTGCGGAGGCTTTTCCCCAGAATTATTTTATTAAAAACGGAGTGCTTAACGCGCTGGACAGCCTTTCACGATCCAACAACATAAGTTCTCTGGATGATTTCATATTACAATACCGCGATACCCCTTTTGCAGCAAGAGGAGTGGACAGTCTTGCAGCAAAACTTCCGCGTTACGGAACGTATGAAGAAAACAAGCGCTTTGTCGAAAATTACCCCACTCATCCTGCAAATCAAAAAGTATGGGAAGCGCTTTATCTCAAATATCAAAAAACCAAACCCTCCCTTAGCGACCTGGAGCAATTTGAAAGAATGTATCCGGATTTCCCATTAAAACCGAGGCTTGAAGCCGACAAAAACCGGATAAAAGACGATATGTACCAAAGGGTGATCGAAGACGGCACCATTACAGGAAATAAAAACTTCATCGACCAGTTCCCTGATTATGAAAAGATAGATTCCGTCTGGCTGAATTATTATCAATTGTACAAAACAGGTTATCCGGGCATCGATTACCTGGAACGCTTTGGAAGCCTCAATCCTGAATTTCCCTTTCAGGATTTGTTGCAGACCGATAAAAGTAAAGCCGTTGACCTCATGGCTGAAAAAATATTAAAAACGGAAGACGTTGCCCTACACAAAGCCTTTGCCGACAATTACCCAGACCATGACAGTGCCAAGCCGGTACTGAAAGCATATTATGCTCTGTATAAAAAGGAGGCCAAAAACTGGGAGGCGCTTGAAAGTTTCAAAAAGAAATACCCCGGCTACCCAAACGTTGCCGAAATCGATAAAGACATCGCTTATTTCAAACACAACGAAGAAAAGATGGCTTTAGAGGCTATTGCTTCATCGGATAATCCGAAAGATTTTTTTGATTACCTGGATAAATTTCCGGAGTCTAAAAACACCCCCGAGATAACAGGTATGCTGGTCAAGGCGTTGTTGAAATCAAACGACAAAAATGCCATGGAAAATTATGCCCGAAGGTTTCCCAACGGAAAAAACAGGGAAGTCATTTTGAAAAACCTGTACCAGACTATTGCTTCCGAGGGCACCAAAACTGACCTTATGGAATTTATGGATAAGTACCCTGGCATCATCACAGAAGCCCGGCTGGAAGAAGATCTCCAAAATGTAAAAATAAAAGATTTTGAACTGGGCCTTTTCGATCCTTCGAAAAAAACGATGTACAGAACCTACATCAAACAAAATGCTCCGGAGGATAAAGCCTACAACGCCATGCGAAGCTTGATCAAACCCTTACTGACTGTAGAGGATTTTGATACTGCGGCCAAAGAAATGGAAGAGCTTAAAGCTTACTTCGGTGAGAAAAATGATAAATTTAATAAACTCTACACCATTCTCACCACGGAAGGGCAGATCGTACATTCGAGCAGTATCGGGGCAAACATTAATACGAAAAAGGCCATGGAATACGCTCCTATTATCAGTGCTGACGACAAAACACTATTAATCTGCAGAAACGAATCCAACGGCCTCAGGAACAATGAAAATATCCATATTTCCAAAAAGGAAAAAGGTATCTGGCAGGAAGCGGTGCCCATTCCCGAATTAAGTACTTTTAAAAACGAGGCTCCGGAAGCTTTATCTGCTGACGGAAACAGCATGATCTTATTCGTCGAAGGTAAAATATGCACCAGTGAAAAACAAAAAAACGGATGGTCCACCCCCAAACCTTTATCTGATGCCATCAACAAAAATTCCTGGCAGGCGGATGCCCGTATCACAGCCGATGGCAATGCTATTTTATTCGCATCGGGATCAAGCGTGTATGCTGATGATATCGACATTTATGTTTCCGTAAAAGATAAGGACGGCAACTGGACACAGGCCCATACTCTGGGCACCGTAATCAATACCAACAAAGCCGACCGTGCTCCTTATCTTCACCCTGATCTAAAAACGCTTTATTTTTGCTCCAAAGGCCATGTCGGTATCGGCGAATTTGATGTTTTTGTCTCCAAAAGACTCGATGATGGCTGGACCAACTGGAGCGAACCTGTAAATCTAGGTAAAGGCATCAATACGGTCAACAACGAGTGGGAATTCAAAGTGACTACCGACGGATCACAGGCTTATTTTTCAAAAGAGGAAACCGGCGGCGATATTGATATTTACATCGCAGACCTTCCCAAAGCTTACCAACCCGATAAGGTAGCCACCATTAGCGGGAGCCTCAAAGGAATCAATGGCGAGCCCATTAGCGCCGAAATACAATGGCAGGACCTCGAAACAGGGGAGATCGTGCAGATAACCCGCAGCGACCCTGCTACCGGCGACTTTTTTGCCACCCTGCCGGAAATTGGAAAATTCGGGTATTCCATCAAACACCCGAATTTCTTTCCCTTGTCAGGAAATGTAGATCTTACCGAAGGGGTGAAAAATTTCAAGCTGGAAGAAGACATGGTGCTGACTACCGTAAAAGAAATGAAAGAAAATCGCGTCAAGCTGAAACTCAACAACCTCTTTTTCGAAACCGCTAAATACGAGATCAAACCTACCTCCTACCCCGAGCTCGACCGCCTCGTAAACTGGATGAAGGAATATGCTTTGAGCATAGAAATTCTCGGACATACCGATAATGTGGGAGAAGAGACTGATAATCAATTGCTTTCCGAAAACAGGGCCAAAGCCGTCAAAGCCTACCTCATTGAAAAAGGTTGTGCCCCGGAAAACATTACAGCCATTGGATTTGGTGAAAAAGAACCGGTGGATAACAATGAAACGACCAAGGGCAGAGCCCAAAACAGGCGAGTAGAAATCAGGATAAGAGAGTGA